Proteins encoded by one window of Kribbella flavida DSM 17836:
- a CDS encoding ABC transporter ATP-binding protein has protein sequence MSGPELLPVAGPRGTWSVLWQEIRRLPVMSVVAAVVITGASAAGLVAPWALGVLVDDIAAGADRSAVVRVVLLIGGAALVSGVLTAVGVTLVARVGETVLARLREKVLDRVLHLPAPVLDKVRTGDLLSRVGDDVSSVAAALTQVGPVLLSATLTIVLTTVGMFALDWRLGLAGLLSLPMYVWALRWYLPRSAPFYRRERVALGERSEAIITSLRGTATVRAYRLEDAQLERIRDRSAVARDLSLNVFKLYSFFSSRINHAEFVGLTGILVAGFFLVRGDAVTVGAVTAAALYFHRLFNPIGALLMEFDAVQTAAAGLARLAGVLELPEASEPPAAPTPADASLELAGIGHSYDGPLVVDGVSLKLLPGERVALVGASGAGKTTLAAVAAGVLVPTAGVVRLGGVDIRELGEARTRAQVALLSQEVHVFSGPLVDDVRLARADATDAQVEAALERVGALGWVRALPDGLQTQVGENGEQLTGAQAQQVALARLVLADPAVAVLDEATAEAGSAGARELERASLAATEGRTTLVVAHRLTQAQQADRIVVMDHGRIVESGTHDELLVAGGRYAQLWHSWTGTTAREAASR, from the coding sequence ATGAGCGGGCCGGAGTTGTTGCCCGTCGCCGGTCCGCGCGGCACGTGGTCCGTGCTGTGGCAGGAGATCCGCCGGCTGCCGGTGATGTCGGTGGTTGCCGCCGTGGTGATCACCGGAGCGAGCGCGGCCGGACTCGTCGCGCCCTGGGCGTTGGGGGTGCTGGTCGACGACATCGCGGCCGGCGCCGACCGGTCGGCCGTCGTACGGGTGGTGCTGCTGATCGGTGGGGCGGCGCTGGTGTCCGGCGTACTGACTGCGGTCGGGGTGACGTTGGTGGCGCGGGTCGGGGAGACGGTGCTGGCGCGGCTGCGCGAGAAGGTGCTGGACCGCGTGCTGCACCTACCGGCACCCGTGCTGGACAAGGTGCGGACCGGTGACCTGCTCTCGCGGGTCGGTGACGACGTCTCGTCGGTTGCCGCGGCGCTGACCCAGGTCGGGCCGGTCCTGCTGTCGGCGACGCTGACGATCGTGCTGACCACCGTCGGCATGTTCGCGCTGGACTGGCGGCTCGGGCTGGCCGGGCTGCTGTCGCTGCCGATGTACGTGTGGGCGCTGCGCTGGTACCTGCCGCGGTCGGCGCCGTTCTACCGGCGCGAACGGGTGGCGCTCGGGGAGCGGTCGGAGGCGATCATCACGTCGCTGCGCGGCACCGCGACGGTCCGGGCGTACCGGCTGGAGGACGCGCAGCTGGAGCGGATCCGGGACCGCTCGGCGGTGGCGCGTGACCTGTCGCTGAACGTGTTCAAGCTCTACAGCTTCTTCTCGTCGCGCATCAACCACGCGGAGTTCGTCGGGCTGACCGGGATCTTGGTCGCGGGGTTCTTCCTGGTTCGCGGGGACGCGGTGACGGTCGGTGCGGTGACTGCGGCCGCGCTGTACTTCCATCGACTGTTCAACCCGATCGGGGCGCTGCTGATGGAGTTCGACGCCGTCCAGACGGCTGCTGCCGGACTGGCTCGACTGGCTGGAGTCCTGGAGCTGCCGGAGGCCTCGGAGCCGCCTGCTGCGCCAACGCCTGCTGATGCGTCGCTGGAGCTGGCCGGCATCGGTCACTCGTACGACGGCCCGCTGGTGGTCGACGGAGTGTCGCTCAAGCTGCTGCCTGGTGAGCGGGTCGCGCTGGTCGGCGCCAGTGGAGCTGGAAAGACCACGCTGGCTGCTGTCGCGGCTGGTGTCCTCGTCCCGACCGCCGGAGTGGTCCGGCTCGGCGGTGTGGACATCCGGGAGCTCGGTGAGGCGCGGACGCGCGCACAGGTCGCCCTGCTGAGCCAGGAGGTCCACGTGTTCTCGGGCCCGCTGGTGGACGACGTACGGCTGGCTCGGGCGGACGCAACGGATGCCCAGGTGGAGGCTGCGCTGGAGCGTGTCGGTGCGTTGGGGTGGGTGCGTGCTCTGCCGGACGGCCTGCAGACGCAAGTAGGCGAGAACGGGGAGCAGCTGACCGGCGCCCAGGCCCAGCAGGTCGCCCTGGCACGGTTGGTGCTCGCCGACCCCGCGGTCGCCGTACTGGATGAGGCGACGGCGGAGGCCGGATCAGCCGGCGCGCGTGAGCTCGAGCGAGCGAGCTTGGCCGCCACCGAAGGCCGTACGACGTTGGTGGTGGCGCACCGGCTCACGCAGGCCCAGCAGGCGGACCGGATCGTCGTCATGGACCACGGCAGGATCGTGGAGTCCGGGACGCATGACGAGCTGCTCGTCGCGGGCGGCCGCTACGCCCAGCTCTGGCACAGCTGGACCGGCACGACCGCTAGGGAAGCCGCCAGTCGATAG